Proteins co-encoded in one Methanobrevibacter oralis genomic window:
- a CDS encoding beta-CASP ribonuclease aCPSF1 — protein sequence MTSDILDDIKKEILSKLPKSIQVSKVEFEGPEVVVYTKNPEIITENGDLIRSLAKEFRKRIIIRSDKSALLEPEHTIEKVHEIVPDGAEITDIYFDTVTCEVVITAKKPGLVIGKYGATSRNIVKNTGWAPKILRTPPISSDVIGKIRTIQKNSSKDRKKMLQRLGRQIHQGSKYPNDWARVTSMGGFKEVGRSSMLLQTPNSRVLLDCGVNVAASDNKNAFPYLNAPEFSIEELDAVIISHAHLDHCGFVPYLYHYGYEGPVYCTTPTRDLTTLLQLDHLDIAHREGNPLPFNVKHVQKAIKNTITLDYGEVTDISPDIRLTLHNAGHILGSAISHMHIGDGAHNLVYTGDFKYEPSRLLEPATIRFPRAETVIMESTYGGKEDIQPSRNNAEKEMMKTIYKTLKRGGKILVPVFAVGRAQELMVVLEEYMRHGLIEEVPIYIDGMIWEATAIHTARPEYLSKDLRDQIFHIGRNPFVSDMFKKVQNFDQRKDIIESNEPAIILSTSGMLTGGNSVEYFKWLCEDDKNTLIFVGYQSEGSLGRRIQKGWKEVPLEGEDGKTKEFHVKMEIKTINGFSGHSNRRQLMEYVKRLNPRPEKVITCHGDQYKTVDLASSIHRSYKIETKTPINLDCVRIH from the coding sequence ATGACTTCAGATATTTTAGATGACATTAAAAAAGAGATTTTAAGTAAATTACCAAAATCAATTCAGGTTTCAAAAGTTGAATTTGAAGGTCCTGAAGTAGTAGTTTACACTAAAAATCCAGAGATTATTACCGAAAATGGAGATCTTATAAGGTCTCTTGCAAAAGAATTTAGAAAAAGAATAATTATTCGTTCTGATAAAAGTGCATTACTTGAACCTGAACATACAATTGAAAAGGTTCATGAAATTGTTCCAGATGGAGCTGAAATCACTGATATTTACTTTGATACTGTAACCTGTGAAGTTGTAATAACCGCTAAAAAACCAGGTTTAGTTATTGGAAAATATGGTGCAACTTCTAGAAATATTGTTAAAAATACAGGATGGGCGCCTAAAATATTAAGAACCCCCCCAATAAGTTCAGATGTTATTGGAAAAATAAGAACAATACAAAAAAATAGTAGTAAAGATAGAAAAAAAATGTTACAACGTCTTGGTCGTCAAATTCACCAAGGAAGTAAATATCCTAATGACTGGGCAAGAGTTACATCAATGGGTGGATTTAAAGAAGTAGGACGTTCTTCAATGCTTTTACAAACACCTAACAGTCGCGTTTTATTAGATTGTGGAGTTAATGTTGCTGCATCAGATAATAAAAATGCATTTCCTTATTTAAATGCACCTGAATTTTCAATTGAGGAATTAGATGCAGTTATTATTTCACATGCCCATTTAGATCACTGCGGATTCGTACCATACCTTTATCATTATGGATACGAAGGACCAGTTTATTGTACAACCCCAACAAGAGATTTAACAACACTGTTACAATTAGACCATTTAGATATTGCTCATAGAGAAGGTAATCCTTTACCATTTAATGTTAAACATGTTCAAAAAGCTATTAAAAATACAATTACTCTCGATTATGGTGAAGTAACAGACATTTCCCCAGATATTCGATTAACATTACACAATGCTGGACACATTTTAGGTTCTGCAATATCACATATGCACATTGGGGATGGAGCTCATAACCTTGTTTATACTGGTGATTTCAAATATGAACCAAGTAGGTTACTTGAACCTGCAACAATTAGATTCCCACGTGCTGAAACTGTAATTATGGAAAGTACCTATGGTGGAAAAGAAGATATACAACCCTCCAGGAACAATGCAGAAAAAGAAATGATGAAAACTATATATAAAACTCTCAAACGTGGAGGAAAAATTTTAGTTCCTGTATTTGCTGTAGGAAGAGCACAAGAACTAATGGTAGTATTAGAAGAATATATGAGGCATGGATTAATCGAAGAAGTACCAATTTACATTGATGGAATGATTTGGGAAGCTACTGCAATTCATACTGCAAGACCTGAATATTTAAGTAAAGATTTAAGAGATCAAATATTCCATATAGGAAGAAACCCATTTGTATCTGATATGTTCAAAAAGGTTCAAAACTTTGATCAGAGAAAAGATATTATTGAAAGTAATGAGCCAGCAATTATATTATCTACTTCAGGTATGTTAACCGGAGGAAATTCTGTAGAATACTTCAAATGGTTATGTGAAGATGATAAAAATACACTAATCTTTGTAGGTTATCAATCTGAAGGTTCACTTGGTAGAAGAATTCAAAAAGGTTGGAAAGAAGTTCCTCTCGAAGGTGAAGACGGTAAAACCAAAGAATTCCATGTGAAAATGGAAATTAAAACAATTAACGGATTCAGTGGACATTCCAACAGAAGACAATTAATGGAATATGTTAAAAGACTTAATCCAAGACCTGAAAAAGTTATTACTTGTCATGGAGACCAATATAAAACTGTAGATTTAGCTTCATCTATACACAGAAGTTATAAAATCGAAACAAAAACACCAATTAATTTAGATTGTGTAAGAATACATTAA
- the psmB gene encoding archaeal proteasome endopeptidase complex subunit beta: MNDKILEGTTTVGITCKDGVVFASERRASMGNLVAHKVAEKIFKINDHIVTTIAGSVGDAQSLMKVIDAEVSLYQMRNNDNMSVKAAASLTANILRSGPMYVQTLLGGIDEDKPSLYSLDPAGGMIKDKYISTGSGSIVAYGVLEDRYDENITTDEGIEIAIRAIKAAAERDTYSGNGYLVAKVDANGVEMLDNGKINEVLEKI, encoded by the coding sequence ATGAATGATAAAATATTAGAAGGTACAACAACAGTAGGAATTACCTGCAAAGACGGAGTTGTATTTGCAAGCGAAAGAAGGGCTAGTATGGGGAATTTAGTAGCTCATAAAGTCGCGGAAAAAATATTTAAAATTAATGATCATATTGTAACAACCATAGCTGGTTCTGTTGGAGATGCACAAAGTTTAATGAAAGTTATTGATGCTGAAGTTTCACTTTATCAAATGAGAAACAATGATAATATGAGTGTTAAAGCTGCTGCATCATTAACTGCAAACATCTTACGTTCCGGACCAATGTATGTTCAAACATTACTTGGAGGAATAGATGAAGATAAGCCATCTTTATATTCTCTAGACCCGGCCGGTGGGATGATTAAAGATAAATACATATCAACTGGATCAGGTTCTATCGTTGCATACGGTGTTCTTGAAGATAGATATGATGAAAATATTACAACCGATGAAGGTATTGAAATAGCCATAAGAGCTATTAAAGCCGCTGCTGAACGTGACACATATTCTGGAAATGGATATTTAGTTGCAAAAGTAGATGCAAACGGCGTCGAAATGTTAGATAATGGAAAAATTAATGAAGTTCTTGAAAAGATATAA
- a CDS encoding class I SAM-dependent methyltransferase gives MKWKKIGNILILDNNYEYGSKSDLEELSKKHDVKTIMKIKHIQGTKREPVYELIYGNSTETVHKENACLFKLDLRRVMWSKGNNNERLRIAKLVGDGEKVLDMFAGIGYFSIPIGVHANPKEVNSIEINHNSYYFLCENIKLNNLNCINPILGDCMVETPKYKADRIVMGYIKTTHHYLKVAIDSLNKGGIIHYHETVPDKLIETRPIERIKLESGDRQVDLLKINKIKKYAPGVEHVVIDARIN, from the coding sequence ATGAAATGGAAAAAAATAGGAAATATATTAATTTTAGATAATAACTATGAATATGGCTCAAAAAGTGATTTAGAGGAATTATCTAAAAAACACGATGTTAAAACAATAATGAAAATCAAACATATTCAAGGAACTAAAAGAGAACCTGTTTATGAGCTTATTTATGGTAATTCGACAGAAACAGTCCATAAAGAAAATGCTTGTTTATTTAAATTAGATTTAAGGAGGGTAATGTGGTCTAAAGGAAATAATAATGAACGTTTAAGAATAGCTAAACTTGTCGGTGATGGTGAAAAGGTTCTTGACATGTTTGCGGGAATTGGTTATTTTTCAATTCCAATAGGCGTTCATGCTAATCCTAAAGAAGTTAATTCTATCGAAATTAATCATAACTCATATTATTTTTTATGTGAAAATATTAAATTAAACAATTTAAATTGTATAAATCCTATTTTAGGGGATTGTATGGTTGAAACTCCAAAATATAAAGCAGATAGGATAGTAATGGGTTATATTAAAACAACTCACCATTACTTAAAAGTAGCTATTGATAGTTTAAATAAAGGTGGTATTATTCACTATCATGAAACTGTTCCTGATAAATTAATCGAAACAAGACCAATTGAAAGAATTAAATTAGAATCTGGAGATAGACAAGTAGATCTCTTAAAAATAAATAAAATAAAAAAATATGCTCCAGGTGTAGAACATGTAGTTATTGACGCTCGGATAAATTAG
- the cofG gene encoding 7,8-didemethyl-8-hydroxy-5-deazariboflavin synthase subunit CofG encodes MTSNLTKQDIFEILSSNDDEIIKYIAEISKYRKNNLITYSKNIFIPLTEICRNDCGYCNFKKNPNDPDAIILKNKEEILLELKNAEKFGCKEALFTFGEDADEDENVRIKLNEYGYDKMTDYVVDVCKMTLNETSLLPHTNGGNFSYDALKQLKEVNASMGLMLENSSQRLMELEAHKKSPGKNPKLRLESIENAGKLKIPYTTGILIGIGETTEEIAESLLKIREIYDKYGHIQEIIIQNFTPTPDIEMCNWPKPSFLDMIRTVIAGKLLFKDTDVSIQVPPNLNYDTAQIFLLCGADDWGGVSPLSHDFVNPKSPWPTLDELEKLTTDAGFKLIERLCIYEKYINNEWLNDNLLEKIANLSERQ; translated from the coding sequence ATGACATCAAATTTAACAAAACAAGATATTTTCGAAATATTGAGCTCAAATGATGATGAAATAATAAAATACATAGCTGAGATTTCTAAATATCGAAAGAATAATCTTATTACTTATTCTAAAAATATTTTTATACCATTAACCGAAATCTGCAGAAATGATTGTGGATATTGTAATTTTAAAAAGAATCCTAATGATCCTGATGCAATTATTTTAAAAAATAAAGAAGAAATTCTATTAGAATTAAAAAATGCAGAAAAATTTGGGTGTAAAGAAGCTTTATTTACTTTTGGTGAAGATGCTGATGAAGATGAAAATGTTCGCATTAAATTAAATGAATACGGCTATGACAAAATGACAGATTATGTTGTAGATGTATGTAAAATGACACTGAATGAAACATCATTATTACCCCACACTAATGGAGGTAATTTTAGCTATGATGCATTAAAACAACTAAAAGAAGTCAATGCATCAATGGGACTTATGCTTGAAAATTCATCGCAAAGATTGATGGAACTTGAAGCTCACAAAAAAAGTCCTGGAAAAAACCCTAAATTACGATTAGAAAGTATTGAAAATGCTGGAAAACTTAAAATTCCATATACAACTGGAATATTAATAGGAATTGGAGAAACAACCGAAGAAATAGCTGAATCTTTACTAAAAATTAGAGAGATATATGATAAATATGGTCATATTCAAGAAATAATCATCCAAAATTTCACACCAACGCCGGATATTGAAATGTGCAATTGGCCAAAACCGAGCTTTTTAGATATGATTAGAACTGTAATTGCTGGAAAATTATTATTTAAAGATACTGATGTGAGTATACAAGTTCCACCTAACCTAAATTATGATACTGCCCAAATTTTCTTATTATGTGGTGCGGATGATTGGGGAGGAGTTTCACCACTTAGCCATGACTTCGTAAATCCAAAAAGTCCTTGGCCAACTTTAGATGAACTTGAAAAATTAACTACTGATGCTGGTTTTAAATTAATCGAAAGATTATGTATTTATGAGAAATACATTAACAATGAATGGTTAAATGATAATCTTTTAGAAAAAATAGCTAATTTATCCGAGCGTCAATAA
- a CDS encoding DUF2120 family protein: MKKTYEIAGQVMGFFDAFKGSRPAIDNDEILIVRGKSRKIIPINEFSLKLSKIGEQLGGSEIEASSEKITEILKSGDKHIQKNDLNSANIDNRGFIRMQKELESLGLVVEYKVFELPNFDVVIAIWEDKNELPPLYVEVTVSKREI; this comes from the coding sequence ATGAAAAAAACTTATGAAATTGCTGGTCAAGTAATGGGATTTTTTGATGCATTTAAAGGTTCAAGACCAGCTATTGATAATGATGAGATTTTAATTGTAAGAGGAAAATCAAGAAAAATTATTCCTATTAATGAATTTTCTTTAAAACTTTCAAAAATTGGAGAACAACTTGGAGGAAGTGAAATAGAAGCTAGTTCGGAGAAAATAACTGAAATTTTAAAATCAGGAGATAAACACATTCAAAAAAATGATTTAAACTCTGCTAACATCGATAACAGAGGATTCATTAGGATGCAAAAAGAATTAGAATCCTTAGGTCTTGTTGTTGAATACAAAGTTTTTGAACTTCCTAATTTTGATGTTGTAATAGCAATATGGGAAGATAAAAATGAGCTTCCACCGCTTTATGTTGAAGTAACTGTTTCAAAAAGAGAAATATGA
- the mptA gene encoding GTP cyclohydrolase MptA, producing MVVCLPDTQDDTPNIPIKLTRVGVTGVKKLLQVERKNKRPIILLPTFDAFVDLPNNQKGIHMSRNPEAISEVVETVANDNTIDIESLCAKIVDKMMIKHEYAKRVEINMTTDFMFMRESPVTKNKTQEMAKLKAKAIGFRDEAGNITIRKSIGAEVIGMTVCPCAQESVRESDKNKLLEFLDEETTQKVLDTVTFASHNQRGIGTLFIEVPENKKVEAEDLIHIIEDSMSSPVCELLKRPDENATVMNAHKKPVFVEDCVRNMMEKVAKKYADFPDFISVTARQENQESIHRHNAFAEKTTTIGELKSELRV from the coding sequence TTGGTCGTATGTTTACCTGATACACAAGACGATACTCCAAATATTCCTATTAAATTAACTAGAGTAGGTGTAACTGGAGTTAAGAAATTATTACAAGTTGAAAGAAAAAATAAGAGACCTATTATTTTATTACCCACATTTGATGCATTTGTAGACCTACCAAATAATCAAAAAGGAATACACATGTCTAGAAATCCTGAAGCTATTAGTGAAGTTGTTGAAACTGTAGCTAATGATAATACAATAGACATTGAATCATTATGTGCTAAAATAGTAGATAAAATGATGATTAAACACGAATATGCTAAACGTGTCGAAATAAATATGACAACAGATTTCATGTTTATGAGGGAATCACCAGTAACTAAAAATAAAACCCAAGAAATGGCTAAGCTAAAAGCAAAAGCTATTGGTTTTAGAGATGAAGCAGGAAATATCACAATTAGAAAAAGCATTGGTGCTGAAGTGATTGGAATGACCGTTTGTCCTTGTGCTCAAGAATCTGTAAGAGAATCTGATAAAAATAAATTATTAGAATTCTTAGATGAAGAAACCACACAAAAAGTATTAGATACTGTAACATTTGCTTCACATAATCAAAGAGGAATTGGAACATTATTCATTGAAGTTCCTGAAAATAAAAAAGTAGAAGCCGAAGATCTCATCCATATTATTGAGGATTCAATGAGTTCACCAGTTTGTGAACTATTAAAAAGACCCGATGAAAATGCAACAGTTATGAATGCTCATAAAAAACCGGTTTTCGTTGAAGATTGTGTTAGAAATATGATGGAAAAAGTAGCTAAAAAATATGCTGATTTCCCAGATTTCATTTCAGTTACTGCACGTCAAGAAAATCAAGAGAGTATCCATAGACATAATGCATTTGCAGAAAAAACAACAACAATTGGCGAATTAAAATCTGAACTAAGGGTTTGA
- a CDS encoding Lrp/AsnC family transcriptional regulator, with protein sequence MVKTKDDVIKLDDTDINILKIINEDVRTSYRQISRSLDVSVGTIHNRIDKMVKSGVIKKFSPVIDHEKLGFVLTTIIGVRVKGGKLKNWEEKTFFNKNVVGIYDVTGEYDAFLIAKFRNTTELNVFIKELLKDPMIERTYTQTVLDVIKEDMGSSNIL encoded by the coding sequence ATGGTAAAAACTAAAGATGACGTAATAAAACTAGATGACACCGACATTAACATACTCAAAATAATTAATGAAGATGTAAGAACTTCATACAGACAAATTTCACGTAGTTTAGATGTATCTGTTGGAACTATACACAATCGTATTGACAAAATGGTCAAATCTGGAGTAATTAAAAAATTCTCACCAGTAATAGATCATGAAAAACTCGGTTTTGTTCTTACAACAATTATTGGTGTAAGAGTAAAAGGTGGAAAACTTAAAAATTGGGAAGAAAAAACATTCTTTAATAAAAATGTTGTTGGAATATACGATGTTACAGGAGAATATGATGCATTCTTAATTGCTAAATTTAGAAATACAACCGAACTGAATGTATTTATTAAAGAATTGTTAAAAGACCCTATGATTGAAAGGACTTACACCCAGACAGTATTGGATGTAATCAAAGAAGACATGGGTTCTTCAAACATTTTATAA
- a CDS encoding tRNA (guanine(10)-N(2))-dimethyltransferase produces the protein MDENKIKCIEEGLTKIEFPEFDKISSDAPVFYNPHMELNRDLSILAIQIFQKEQNRKLNVCDLFGGSGIRGIRYKNEINGIENVAINDIDELANYFERHNIELNNLSNVEVNQHDASMFLRLNRGKFDVIDIDPFGTPSPFLDSTGYCARKDSLLCVTATDTSALCGTYKEPCIRKYNAKPYKSEYCHENGIRILAGFVALTLAKYKKYIEIKLSHSTEHYMRLYIEVKKGSKKSDESLKNIGYISHCKECLHRQINYGLASSLDDVCPICGEKLIHAGPMWLGKIGDEKFIEKMINEINHKKINSEKIALKLLNSCLSESNAPITFFDVHTICKNLKISAPKLDLVFDELKKENFVAYKTHFNPLGIKSDATITDIKRILLRLTE, from the coding sequence ATGGATGAAAATAAAATTAAATGTATTGAAGAAGGATTAACAAAAATAGAATTCCCTGAATTCGATAAAATTTCATCAGATGCACCTGTATTTTATAATCCACACATGGAACTAAATAGAGATTTATCCATATTAGCCATACAAATTTTTCAAAAAGAGCAAAACCGCAAATTAAATGTTTGTGATTTGTTTGGAGGTAGTGGCATTAGAGGAATCCGATATAAGAATGAAATTAATGGTATTGAAAATGTAGCTATTAATGATATCGATGAGTTAGCTAACTATTTTGAAAGACATAATATTGAATTAAATAATCTTTCAAATGTTGAAGTGAATCAACATGATGCTAGTATGTTTTTAAGGCTCAATAGAGGAAAATTTGATGTAATTGACATTGATCCATTTGGAACTCCTTCACCATTCTTAGATTCCACAGGTTATTGTGCTCGTAAAGATTCATTATTATGTGTAACTGCAACAGATACATCTGCACTTTGTGGAACTTACAAAGAACCTTGCATACGTAAATATAATGCTAAACCTTACAAAAGTGAATATTGTCATGAAAATGGAATCAGGATTTTAGCAGGATTTGTTGCATTAACCCTTGCAAAATACAAAAAGTACATTGAAATTAAATTATCCCATAGTACTGAACATTATATGAGACTTTATATTGAAGTAAAAAAAGGTTCAAAAAAAAGTGATGAATCTTTAAAAAATATTGGATACATAAGTCATTGTAAAGAATGTTTACATCGTCAAATTAATTATGGACTAGCTAGTAGTCTTGATGATGTTTGTCCTATTTGTGGTGAAAAATTAATTCATGCAGGACCAATGTGGCTTGGAAAAATCGGAGATGAAAAATTTATTGAAAAAATGATTAATGAAATAAATCATAAAAAAATAAATAGTGAAAAAATAGCATTAAAATTATTAAATAGCTGTCTTTCAGAGTCAAATGCTCCAATTACATTTTTTGATGTCCACACAATCTGTAAAAATCTTAAAATTAGTGCTCCAAAATTAGATTTGGTTTTTGATGAACTTAAAAAAGAAAACTTTGTAGCATATAAAACACATTTCAATCCATTAGGAATAAAAAGTGATGCTACAATCACTGATATAAAAAGAATTTTATTAAGACTAACTGAATAA
- a CDS encoding DegT/DnrJ/EryC1/StrS family aminotransferase: MSDIKVPIAKPIIGEEEINNVVDVLKSGMIAQGPKVEEFEKKFAQWVGVKHGIAVNSGTAALHVALLSCGVGKGDEVITTPFTFIASGNAIIYTGATPIFADINLDTYTINLDSIEGLITDKTKAILPVHLYGQSAEMDKINELAEKYGLIVIEDAAQAHGATYNDKTVGSMGDMACFSFYPTKNMTTSEGGMITTDDDDLADMARIFRAHGASVRYHHDEIGYNYRMTDISAAIGLAQMDKIDMFNEKRQKNANYLNEGLKEIDGIKTPCCLEKSKHVYHQYTILVEKGDRDDWVTIINDEGVGTGIHYPIPLYNQPVYKSLGFDGECPNAELAADNVISLPVHPSLTKKDLDLVISAVKKASDEIN; this comes from the coding sequence TTGTCAGATATTAAAGTTCCAATTGCAAAACCAATAATAGGCGAAGAAGAAATAAATAATGTAGTCGATGTTCTTAAATCAGGAATGATTGCTCAGGGACCTAAAGTTGAAGAATTTGAGAAAAAATTTGCTCAATGGGTAGGGGTAAAACATGGTATAGCTGTAAATTCTGGAACTGCTGCATTGCACGTTGCTTTATTATCCTGTGGTGTAGGTAAAGGTGATGAAGTAATAACAACTCCATTTACATTTATTGCAAGTGGTAATGCAATTATTTACACTGGAGCTACTCCGATTTTTGCAGATATAAATTTAGACACCTACACGATTAATCTTGATTCCATTGAAGGATTAATCACCGATAAAACAAAAGCAATTTTACCAGTTCATTTATATGGTCAATCTGCAGAAATGGATAAAATAAATGAACTCGCTGAAAAATATGGATTAATTGTTATTGAAGATGCGGCTCAAGCTCATGGAGCTACTTATAATGATAAAACCGTTGGAAGTATGGGAGATATGGCTTGTTTTAGTTTTTACCCAACTAAAAACATGACAACCTCGGAAGGAGGAATGATTACTACTGATGATGATGACTTAGCTGACATGGCAAGAATATTTAGAGCTCATGGAGCTAGTGTAAGATATCACCACGATGAAATTGGTTATAATTATAGAATGACTGACATAAGTGCAGCTATTGGTCTTGCACAAATGGATAAAATCGACATGTTTAATGAAAAAAGACAAAAAAATGCTAACTATCTTAATGAGGGTTTAAAAGAGATAGATGGGATTAAAACACCATGTTGCTTGGAAAAATCAAAACATGTTTACCATCAATATACTATTCTAGTTGAAAAAGGAGATCGTGATGATTGGGTTACTATTATAAATGATGAGGGTGTAGGTACAGGTATTCATTATCCAATTCCATTATACAATCAACCAGTATACAAATCATTAGGATTTGATGGTGAATGTCCTAATGCTGAACTTGCTGCAGACAATGTGATTTCATTGCCAGTTCATCCTTCACTAACAAAAAAAGATTTAGATTTAGTAATTAGTGCTGTTAAAAAGGCATCTGATGAAATTAACTAA